The proteins below come from a single Pseudochaenichthys georgianus chromosome 14, fPseGeo1.2, whole genome shotgun sequence genomic window:
- the LOC117458267 gene encoding gap junction delta-2 protein-like yields MGDWSILGRFLTEVQNHSTVIGKMWLTMLLIFRILLVALVGDAVYSDEQSKFTCNTLQPGCNNVCYDTFAPVSHLRFWVFQIVLVSTPSIFYIVYVLQKITKNEKLEDDKKVEVVPRSSPSYESDKLTGGDIEATMEAESPYNATYNKEDWSLRGGEFEGKSLPGEDIPEVGKDPTELSSQVLLIYIIHVLLRSIMEIIFLIGQYYLFGFEVPHLFRCETYPCPNRTDCFVSRATEKTIFLNFMFSVSLGCFTLNIVELHYLGWIYIFRVLFSACCTCCVSNRNAGQQADLYSNNNPLLLELKHSLRGRVVLQTTSSVSQAKGSCGAPIQGPAISFETDSTLECTSKRNPDEKERSKSKLHNIAKIGRGKKSWL; encoded by the coding sequence ATGGGAGACTGGTCCATTCTTGGCCGCTTCCTAACGGAGGTTCAAAACCATTCCACTGTCATTGGCAAGATGTGGCTGACGATGCTGCTCATCTTCCGCATCCTTTTGGTGGCTCTGGTGGGGGATGCAGTCTACAGCGACGAGCAGTCCAAGTTCACCTGCAACACCTTGCAGCCCGGGTGCAACAACGTCTGCTATGACACTTTTGCCCCCGTCTCACACCTGCGCTTCTGGGTCTTTCAGATTGTCCTGGTCTCCACACCTTCTATCTTCTACATTGTATACGTGTTGCAGAAAATCACCAAGAATGAAAAGTTAGAGGATGATAAGAAGGTGGAGGTGGTACCAAGGTCATCGCCTTCCTATGAGTCGGACAAACTGACAGGAGGAGATATAGAGGCAACAATGGAAGCTGAAAGTCCCTATAACGCAACCTATAACAAGGAGGACTGGAGTTTAAGGGGAGGGGAGTTTGAGGGGAAGAGCCTTCCTGGAGAAGATATTCCAGAGGTAGGAAAGGACCCAACAGAGCTCTCAAGCCAAGTGCTACTTATCTACATCATACATGTTTTGCTGCGCTCCATCATGGAGATAATCTTCCTCATTGGACAGTATTACCTGTTTGGATTTGAAGTTCCACACCTTTTCCGCTGCGAGACCTACCCCTGTCCCAACAGGACTGACTGCTTTGTATCCCGAGCAACAGAGAAGACCATCTTCCTCAACTTCATGTTCAGCGTCAGTCTAGGTTGCTTCACCTTGAACATTGTGGAGCTACATTACCTGGGCTGGATTTATATTTTCAGAGTATTGTTCTCGGCGTGCTGCACATGCTGTGTTTCCAACAGGAATGCAGGACAGCAGGCAGATTTATACTCAAACAACAACCCCCTGTTGCTGGAGCTCAAACACTCTCTGCGGGGCAGGGTCGTCCTGCAGACCACCTCTTCAGTGTCCCAGGCTAAGGGCAGCTGCGGGGCCCCAATCCAAGGGCCGGCCATCTCCTTCGAGACAGACTCCACACTGGAGTGCACTTCCAAGAGGAATCCAGATGAGAAGGAACGCAGCAAGTCTAAATTACACAATATAGCCAAGATAGGAAGAGGGAAAAAGTCATGGCTGTGA